AAGGCATGAGGAGACCTGCACCGCTCTCGGCACCATCTGACGCCAGTGGCTACGCGATGGCCGTCCTGCTCGTCGGGTTGGCCGTGATGCTGACGCTCATGACGATGGCCATGCCCGTCTGGCGGCAGCAGGCCAGACGAGAGCGCGAGGAGGAGCTGCTGTTCCGCCTGAAGCAGTACGCGCATGCACTGGCGCTCTATCAGCGTCGCGTGCCAGGGGCGTCACCGGCCGACCTCGACGTGCTCGTCAAGGAGCGCTATCTGCGCAGGAAGTACAAGGACCCGGTCACCGGCAAGGACTTCGCCATTCTCCGCGTGGGGCAGGTGTCGCCCGGCATGACGACACCACTGCCGGGGCAGGTCGGCGCTGGCGCGCCGACGACCGGCGCACCAGGGGGCCCCAGTAGTCAGCCGACGGGCGGCACTCCCGGCCGGTCGTCGGGCTTCGGGCAGTCGCCGATGGGCACCATGAACCAGCCCGGTTCACCGGGAGCGATGGTCACCGGACCGATTCGCGGTGTGGTCAGCACGAGCAAGGAATCGTCGCTCCGCATTTGGAAGGGCCGCACGCAATACGATCAGTGGGAAGTGGCGATCGAGGACGTGACGCCACGCTTCTTCGGTCCGCAGCCGGACCAGCCCGGGCAGAATCGAGGCCCCGGCGGCGTGGGGAGCCGGCAGCCGGGCAGGCCCGGGGCCGGGTCCCCGCAGATGCAGCCACGAACGTCCTCCCCGACGACTCCGTACGGCGGTCCGCGCTGACAGGAAGGGGCCGGGCTCGGAGAGCCGGTCCTGCCTTGAAGGCGCGTCTGCGGCGTCAGGCCGTCGCGCGTGACGACAGCCTGAAGAGGCCCCACATCCCGGCCGTCAGCAGCAGCGGGATCGCCGCGAGCACGCGGCCGCCCGCGAGGGGGAGCGTGAGTCCCATGAGCCACGGCAGCAGCATCGCGCCACCGCACCCGATCGCGGAGACCGCCGACACGGCGAACGCCGCGCGTCCCGCGAACCGCTGCGTGACGACGCCGAACATCGACGGATAGATCGGGCCCGTTGCCCCTCCCATCAGGACCAGCGCGGTCGTCGTCCACAGCGGATGACCGACGCTCGACACGAGCACGAGTCCGCCGATAGCAAGCGCGGCAAGCGCGCCCTGAAGGACGACGGCGGGGCCGATGCGGTAGGCGAGGACGGTCGACAGTACGCGGCCGGCCATGTACGAGAACCAGTAGATCGACGTCGAGAGCGCGGCGCTCGCGGGTGTCACGCCGAGCGTGCGCTCGAGGTAGGTCGGGGCCCAGCCGGAGAACCCGGTTTCGACACCGCCGTACAGGAACACGAAGAACCCGATGAAGATGAGGCCGGCCGGGAGCGCGAACCCGCGTGGCTGCGGCGCGGCTTCCTTCAGCGGCACCTGCGCGTCGCGGGGCAGCGCGAACCACGCCCACGGCACGATGACGAGTGCGATGAGTCCACCGATGGCCGGCGCCCAGCGTGCGGGCGAGCCCGTCTTCAGGAACGCGCTCGACACCAGCGGGCCGACGACGGTGCCGACGCCGTAGAGCGCGTTCACGACGTTCACCACGAACGCCGGCCTGTGCGTGAGCATGCGCGAGGCGACCAGGTTCATGGCGATCGTCGCGAAGCCGTAGCCCACGCCGAGGACCGCGCTGGCGGTCAGCATCACGAGGAGCGAGGCGGCGGCGGACAGACCCACGGTACCCGCGGCGAGCACGGCGAGCGCCCAGAGAATCACCACGCGCGTGCCGATTCGCTCGAGGAGCAGCGTCGATGTGATCTGCGAGGCGAGGAATCCGGCGAAGAGCGCGCTGTAGAGCACGCCGATCGACGATACGTCGACGTCCGCCACGCGTGCGAACTCGGGCAGCGCGGGGCCAATCGCGGCGATGCACGCGCCCAGCGCGATGAACGCAACGGAGAGACACGCGAGGAGCGGACCAGGACGCTCGTCAGGCATGGCGTGAGGTGAGGGCAGCCTTGCCGATGGTGTCGTGGGCGGAGCGACGGATGGTCGCGATGTCGTCGGCACTCGCCCGCCCGGCGACCCTGTTGGTCAGCAGCACGACATAGAGATCGAGCACGGGGTCGATCCACAGCGATGTTCCCGTGAATCCCGTGTGGCCGATCGCGCGACGCGTGAGGTATCGGCCGGACGACGAGGTCGGCAGCGCGGTGTCCCACGCGAGGGCGCGCGACGACCCGCTGACAGGCGACTGCCGCGCGAACGCGCGGACCGCCCAGGCCGGTGCCAGTGCCGTGTCTTCGCCGCGCAGTCCGCCCAGGAGCGTGCGCGCGACATCGCCGATGGCCCCTGCCGTGCCGAAGAGACCGGCGTGTCCGGCGACGCCGCCCATCGCGGCGGCGTTGTCGTCGTGCACCTCGCCCCGGAGCACGCGGCCCCGCCACGCGCTGACGCCCGTCGGCTGCACGTTTGCCGAGGGCTCGACAGGGCCGTACATGAGCGGAGCGGACGTCACGCGCGTGAGCAGTGCGTGGACCTGCTGATCGAGCGGGGCATTGCCGATGGCCTCGAGGGCCCGGCCCAGGACGATGAAGCCGAGGTCGCTGTAGATGGCGGCCGTGCGTGGCGCACGGGCGAGAGGAGCGCGCGCCGCGGCGCTGACGAGGGTCGCGGCATCCGGGTGATGGTCGTGGAGCGGCAGGTGCCCCGGCAGCCCGCTGGCGTGCGCGAGCAGGTCGCGCAGGCG
The nucleotide sequence above comes from Acidobacteriota bacterium. Encoded proteins:
- a CDS encoding type II secretion system protein, producing the protein MRRPAPLSAPSDASGYAMAVLLVGLAVMLTLMTMAMPVWRQQARREREEELLFRLKQYAHALALYQRRVPGASPADLDVLVKERYLRRKYKDPVTGKDFAILRVGQVSPGMTTPLPGQVGAGAPTTGAPGGPSSQPTGGTPGRSSGFGQSPMGTMNQPGSPGAMVTGPIRGVVSTSKESSLRIWKGRTQYDQWEVAIEDVTPRFFGPQPDQPGQNRGPGGVGSRQPGRPGAGSPQMQPRTSSPTTPYGGPR
- a CDS encoding beta-lactamase family protein gives rise to the protein MRAAESSSLAAACDAAARELRTCVASGLLPAAVIEVGTHAGVVSRAHCGNGIDDNAIFDLASLTKVLGTGLVAMSLLGRRSLDLDARVRDSIPAWAGDDRTDVRLRDLLAHASGLPGHLPLHDHHPDAATLVSAAARAPLARAPRTAAIYSDLGFIVLGRALEAIGNAPLDQQVHALLTRVTSAPLMYGPVEPSANVQPTGVSAWRGRVLRGEVHDDNAAAMGGVAGHAGLFGTAGAIGDVARTLLGGLRGEDTALAPAWAVRAFARQSPVSGSSRALAWDTALPTSSSGRYLTRRAIGHTGFTGTSLWIDPVLDLYVVLLTNRVAGRASADDIATIRRSAHDTIGKAALTSRHA
- a CDS encoding MFS transporter — translated: MPDERPGPLLACLSVAFIALGACIAAIGPALPEFARVADVDVSSIGVLYSALFAGFLASQITSTLLLERIGTRVVILWALAVLAAGTVGLSAAASLLVMLTASAVLGVGYGFATIAMNLVASRMLTHRPAFVVNVVNALYGVGTVVGPLVSSAFLKTGSPARWAPAIGGLIALVIVPWAWFALPRDAQVPLKEAAPQPRGFALPAGLIFIGFFVFLYGGVETGFSGWAPTYLERTLGVTPASAALSTSIYWFSYMAGRVLSTVLAYRIGPAVVLQGALAALAIGGLVLVSSVGHPLWTTTALVLMGGATGPIYPSMFGVVTQRFAGRAAFAVSAVSAIGCGGAMLLPWLMGLTLPLAGGRVLAAIPLLLTAGMWGLFRLSSRATA